Within Acidimicrobiia bacterium, the genomic segment ATCCGGTGCGGATTGGCTTGCTGGGATGTGGGATTGTTGGATCCGCGGTCTGTCGCCAGCTCCAGGACAACGGAGACGCCATCGCCAGGCGTACCGGCATGCGACTAGAACTAGGAGCCATAGCGGTGCGCAGTCTCGCAAAGGACAGAGACTGCTCTGTCCCCAAATCGCTTTTCACTACAGATCCAGCCTCAGTGGTGTCCGATCCTGATATTCACGTCGTCGTCGAGGTAATTGGCGGTATCGAGCCAGCCCGCACACTGATCCTTGAAGCATTGCAATCCGGGAAGCCCGTGGTAACGGCTAACAAGGAACTAATTTCGACGCTTGGTTCCGAATTGTTCCGAGCAGCAGCCTCCACAGGGACAGATCTCCTCTTTGAGGCCGCTGTGGGAGGTGGCATTCCTATCATCCGTCCCCTAAGAGACAGTCTGGCCGGTGAAAGCGTCGCCAGAGTCGTGGGAATCTTGAACGGAACTACCAACTTCGTACTAACCCGAATGTGGGAGGAGGGGAGGTCTCTTCACGACGCTGTAGCCGAAGCGCAGGAGCTCGGATATGCCGAGCGCGACCCGAGTGCTGACATAGAGGGCTACGACGCCGCGGCAAAAACTGCGATCCTTGCTAGCATCGCTTTCGACACCCGGATCACTCAGGGCGACGTGTACAGAGAAGGTATTTCGCGCATCACCCCCTCCGACATGAAATTCGCGGACAGGCTAGGTTACGTAATAAAGCTTCTTTCGATAGCCGAGCTGTCGGGGGGTGAAGTGCAAGCCCGAGTTCATCCCAGCATGATTCCAAAGAGCCACCCTCTGGCATCGGTCAGAGATTCTTTCAATGCGATATTTGTCGAGGGCGAACACGTCGGCGAACTCATGTTCTTCGGGCGGGGAGCAGGAGGCGGGCCGACGGCGACTAGCGTCCTCGCCGACATACTCGAAGCAGCCCGACATTTGCGCTTCGGAGGCCAGGCTCCCTCTGTCGACTCCACTAGAAAGCTTCCTATCCGCAGCTTCGACGAGACGTGCACACAGTACTACCTTCTCCTGGAAGTCGTCGATCGGCCTGGTGTCTTGGCCAAGATTGCTTCATGCTTCGGAGCCCACGGAGTATCGATAGCTTCGGTATGGCAAGAAGGACATGGGGAGGCAGCGCAGCTAGTCATAGTGACACACACAGCTCGAGAGAAAGACTTTCAAGCAACATTGCACGACCTCAAGGCTTTAGACGTGGTCTCTGGCGTGATCTCGGTTCTCAGGGTCGAAGACGAGGAGGGGGGATGACGCTTCGTGCGCCGGATTCGTTTTCGTCAGGCCATCGACGTAACTCGAACCGCGAGGAGCCAAGATGAATGCGACCCCCTGGAAAGGGGTGATCGAGGCTTACCGGGATTTCCTTCCGGTTGGTAAATCGACCCCAGTGGTGACACTCGGGGAAGGAAACACTCCACTAGTGCATGCCAAAAAACTTTCCTCGATGGTTTCAGCGGAGGTCTTTCTCAAGCTTGAAGGAGCTAATCCCACCGGATCTTTCAAGGACCGGGGAATGACAATGGCAATATCGAAGGCCGCAGAAGAAGGATCCAAAGCCGTGATCTGCGCCAGTACGGGCAACACCTCTGCCTCGGCAGCTGCGTATGCTACACGCGCAGGAATGAGTTCGGCTGTACTGATTCCGGCAGGCAAGATCGCTCTTGGAAAGCTCGCCCAAGCACTGATCCATGGAGCAAAAGTTCTCGCTATAAAAGGCAATTTCGACGCTGCATTGGGCATAGCGAAGCAAGTCGCCCACACGTACCCCGTCACGCTGGTCAACTCCGTGAACCCTTTTAGGATCGAGGGACAGAAAACTGGCGCGTTCGAGGTGTGCGACTGTTTAGGCGATGCACCCGACTACCACTGCATACCGGTGGGAAACGCAGGAAACATTTCCGCTTACTGGAAGGGATACCTCGAGTATGTAGAAGCAGGCAGGGCGAAGCGGCGCCCTAGGATGTTCGGATTTCAAGCAGCTGGAGCGGCTCCGCTGGTGCTGGGTGAGCCTGTCTCCAATCCCGAGACAGTTGCGACCGCCATTAGAATAGGCAACCCTGCTTCCTGGAACACCGCCGTAGAAGCTGCCCGAAGCTCTAAGGGTGGTTTCTGGGCAGTCACCGACGAAGAGATCCTCTCAGCGTACCGCCTTCTCGCTGACACCGAAGGAGTGTTCTGCGAACCTGCATCTGCAGCCGCCGTCGCCGGTTTACTCCAAAGAGCGGACCGGGGCCATATAGAGAAGGGAAAGTGCGTGGTTTGCATCCTGACTGGAGCAGGCCTCAAGGATCCCGACCGGGCGATCGCCGAGTCGGCTAGGGTAACGAGCTTAGAACCCAAAGTCGACGCCGTCGTCGAAGCCCTCGGGCTTTGAGGCATTCTCACGCAAGCAATCATCGATGGGAGTACCGGAATCATGAAATATCTCTGCATAATCCCAGACGGTCTGGCAGATGAGCCGTTGGAAGAACTCAACGGGCGCACTCCCATGGAGGCAGCCAGCACTCCCCACATTGACGATTGGGCAGCGAGAGCCCAGATTGGCCTCGCCCGTAACGTACCCGATGGGCTTAAACCAGGTTCCGACGTGGCAATCATGTCGATCGTAGGCCTGGATCCTCGCAAGCACTACTCTGGGAGAGCCCCGATCGAGGCGGCTGCGATGGGAGTACCCCTAGGAGAGGGAGAGGTCGCTTACCGCTGCAACTTCGTGACTGTTGAAAACAGAGTAATGAAAGACTTCTCCGCTGGACACATAAGTAGCAATGAGGCAGCCGCCCTCATAGAGGATCTCAACCGTTACTTTGACGGAGAAGCCAGGTTTTATGCGGGCGTCAGTTATAGAAACATCTGCGTACTCGACGACTCGTACTCCGAGGCGGAATGTACGCCCCCGCACGACCTAACTGACAAAGAGGTGTTGCTCCCGGTGGGCCCGGCTGCGTCCAAGCTCATAGAAATCATGGACAGATCGAGACAGATATTGGCAGAACATCCTATTAACGAGGCTCGCAGAGCAAAAGGTCAGCTTCCTGCCACACAGATTTGGCTTTGGGGACAAGGGAAAATCCCTAGTGTAGAGCCTTTCGTCAATCGTTATGGCATGTCCGGCGCACTGATTACTGCCGTAGATCTGGTACGGGGTCTAGGGGTGTTGACAGGACTGGAAGTAGTAGAGGTGCCGGGTGCCACCGGATACTACGACACCAATTACAGAGGAAAAGCCGAGTATGCCCTCGAATCTCTCGAGCGACACCCCTTCTGTCTGGTACACATAGAAGCCACGGACGAAGCAGGGCACGAGGGATCCTATGCCCGCAAAATCGAGGTTTACGAAGCCATCGACGAACAGATCGTGGCGACACTACAATCAGGCCTCGAAGGCGAAGAGTACAGGGTGCTCGTCGTGCCGGATCACCCTACACCGGTGAAAGCCAAAACGCATACCTCTTCGCCGGTTCCGTTTCTGATCTTCGACACGCGGCGCGCCAACCAGGGGGGCGCTGCCTCCGCCACCTTGACGTTTTCCGAGCGGGGAGCTGCCCAAGATGGTCGATCCCCTATCGAAGGTCACGAGCTCCTCGGGCGTTTGTTCGACAGGTGAAACCTATTGACTTCATATTCTCCCGACTCCAGTGAACGGTGCTCGACCTAAAAAGATCCTCTTGGTGGTCGACGGCGAGCATTCGCCTTCTGTGGTCGAATCCGCTATTGAAGCTCTGGAAAACGCTAATTCGAAGGTAGTTGCCCTCGTGTGGGCAGGCGGTACGGAAAAGGCCGATCCAAGCCGCTATCCGCTCGATATCCCCGTAGTAAGCACAGATTCGGTTGCTGAAAGCCTGGTCTCAGCCATTGCCGAGTACTTCCCCGAAGAAATCGTTGATCTCTCCGACGACCCTATCATCACCCAGGCCAGAAGGGAACAGCTTGTGGCAGTCGCAGCATCGAAGAAAGTGACTTACGTCGGGCCTGGATACCGTTTCGAAGCCCCAACGAGATTGCGACTTTCTACGCTGCCGACTGTTGCAGTGATAGGAACTGGCAAGCGAACGGGAAAGACAGCTGTATGTGCTCAACTCGCCCGCCTATTGACCGAAAACGGGGCTCCGCCTCTCATAGTCACTATGGGCAGAGGAGGACCTAAAAAGCCCGTGTATATCCCTCCGAAAACGATCCCAGCCGATCCCATTGCTCTTATACAAATGGCAAACGAAGGATTGCACGCCGCATCCGACTACATAGAAGATGCTCTGTTTACCGGTCTTCCCACTATTGGCGCATGGCGTTGCGGGGGCGGAATCTTAGGAGAGGCCGGACCAAATGCGGTCGAAGACGCCGTCCGCCTTGCGCAGGAAAAGGCTGCCGAGTCCAAATCCCAGCTGCTGCTCCTTGAGGGCAGCGGCGCTTCCATCCCGCCAGTGCATGCGGATGCCACGGTCACAGTAGTCCCTTGGGAAGCCTTCGAGAAAGCCTCCGGTGAACTGCCGCATCCATTCAAAGGTTTCGGCCTCTATCGCCTCCTCATCGCCGATGCCTTGGTCGTTACAGGCTGTCCTACAGGACTCGACCCGGAGAGAGAACGCGTTCGCATCAGCAAGATCTACGAGTGGAAAACAGACATAGAGGTTGTCCTTACCGTTTTCGATCTGACACCGGTGGAGCCTATCAAGGGCCGCACGATTGCTCTCGCTACGACTGCCTCTAAAAAAGTCGCCGGCGTTGTTGCAAAACAACTCGAAGCCGAGCACGGAGCGCGGGTTGCTGGCGTCTCTGTTAACCTTTCCAGACCCGATCGACTCTCGGAAGACCTTTCCCGGCTCCTTCCGCAAGTCGATGTATTAGTAACAGAACTAAAAGCGAGAGCCGTGGACGTGGCGGCCCGGCAGGCTGTAGCCTCTGGAGTCGAGGTGATCTTCGCCGAGAATCGTCCTCGTTCGTTGGTCGAGGGTGACCAATTAGCCAGCCTATCGCGACGCCTTCTGGACCTCGCACGAAAGCGCTTCGAGGCTAGGGAGGAGTAGGTGGATTCTTCTCGCCGTCCCAACCTCATCGTCGTAACGGCACCCGGAAACGAGCTGCCCTACTCGAGAGGACTCACAGCCACATCCATCATGGGGAGCGGTTTGTCACCCGAGAAAGCCTATGCTGTCGCCGAAGCCGTTTATCAAAGACTGCTCGGATCGGGAACCACCAAAATTTCCGCTGACGAGCTAGAGGTCGTTATAGCGGACATCCTAGCAGACCTGGCCGGAGAACATTATGCGGAAAACTACCGGCGTTGGACCCGAGTTGGGAGGCTAGACAAGCCGCTTGTCATCCTCATTGGGGGTGCTACTGGGGTAGGAAAGTCTACGGTTGCTTCGCTGTTGGCATCTCGGCTGGGCATTACTAGAGTGATTCCTACCGACGCAGTACGCGAGGTGATGAGAGGTATGCTGACCAAGGAGCTTATGCCCACGCTCCATACGTCCAGTTTTACAGCCGAAGCATCCATTACCCAGCCCCTTCCACGCTCAGCTGACAAGGCCATCATTGGGTTCAGAGAGCAAGTCCAGGTAGTTGGTGTAGGCATCAATGCTCTTATTCGAAGAGCTGTGATCGAAAAGACCAACGTCATCATTGAAGGTGCCCACTGCTGTCCCGGATTTATCGAGGTTCCCCGCTCTGAAGACGCAGTTGCCGTCCACCTAGTCATTGCCATAGACAGCGAACGTCTCCACCGTAGCCACTTTGCGTTCAGGTCTAGGGAGAGCGGTAGGCGCCCTGCCGAGCACTATCTCCACCACTTCTCGAACATCCGAAAGATTCAAAGATACATCCGGAATCTCGCTCTTCGATCGGGGGTTGCTGTGATAGAGAGTTATGATGTTGAAGGGACAGTTACTGCGTGCATGGATCTAATCCTCGAAAGGGTCACCCTAGCAGCTAAAAGCTCTGCGAGTTCGGCCAAGATGAGTGGGGTCCCAGACAGTGGCGAGTCGATGCGTCGTGCAACCCTGCCCCACAGCAAGATCTCAGCCGTTGGAGGAAGCGAGGGGGAAGCATCCGATAACATGCCTCGCCTCTCTAGCCGTTTGGAACGCCCAGGCGGATAACAGTTGGGAAAGGCTTTAGTCTAGGAGGTCGAGATGAAACTTTTTCTAGATACGGCAAGCATAGACGAGATAAAAGAGGCTGCAGCCACCGGGGTCCTGAGCGGCGTCACTACAAACCCCACGCTTGCATCGAGAGAGAAAATGGAGTTCAGATCAATGATCTCCGAGATCTGCTCCATAGTGAGCGGCCCGGTTTCTGCAGAGTGTGTAGGAAAGACCCGCGATGAGATGCTCGAGGAAGCACGGTCCCTCGCCGAAATTGCGGAAAACGTGGTCGTAAAAATGCCCATGGGGGAAGAGGGTGTAGCGGCGTGCGCCAAGGCGTCGGCAGAGGGGATCAAGGTAAACATGACCTTGGTCTTCTCACCCAACCAAGCGATTCTTGCCGCAGAGGCTGGGGCGTACTTTTGCAGTGCGTTTCTTGGCAGAATAGATGACATTGGATGGCATGGAATGGATGTCCTGGCAGAAATTGTTGAGATCTATGCCAACCAGGGATATACTACGAAGGTTCTCGCAGCCAGTCTCAGGCATCCTCTCCACGTAACAGAAGCGGCCAGGTTGGGCGCGGACATCGCCACAATGCCTTTCGAAGTTTTCAAGAAGATGTTCAAGCATCCTCTCACAGACATTGGAGCGGAGAGGTTCTTGCAAGATTGGGAGAAGTATCAGCGGGCTATAACAGGAGCCTGACGACTCCAGCTGTGCCGTTGTCTCCCTCAGCCGTACCGCGGCTATTGCTGCGCTCGAGCGAGGGCCAGCATGTAGGTTGCGGGCTGTCCACAACTGCACACTGAGAATCCACGACTGCCAGATAGGAATCTACCGATGACTCAAACTGACACCGATACCGTCGAAGAACAGGCAGCGGCCGAACGCGAATCCGATGAAGCAATCTCATCGGGGGAGAGCCTTGAAGAGGAAGGCTTTTCCGAGACTAGTGGCGAGCGTCGGCCCACCACCCAAGCTCGCAAAAGTAGGGGAAAGCAAAAGCGAAACCAGGAGCGTGGCGCCCAGAGAGAGGTTAGGGACGAGCCCGCAGCGACAGTATCCGGGGTTCTAGACATCTTGCCCGAAGGATATGGATTTTTACGAGCCACCGGATATCTTCCCGGCGACAAGGACGTCTACGTCTCGCTGAGTCAGATTCGCAGGTTTCAGTTGCGAAGGGGGGACTTCGTTCAGGGAGCGGTTAGACCTCCCAAAGATGCGGAGAAGTACCCCGCATTGCTGCGGATAGACTCTATAAACGAGAGAGATCCGGAGGAAGCTCGGCAGCGGCCTCGCTTCGAGGACCTCACCCCCCTGTTTCCAACCGAGCGCCTCACCCTGGAGCTAAAAGGATCCAAAAACGACATTACCCAGCGGATTATTGATCTCGTGGCTCCAATAGGGAAGGGTCAGCGAGGGCTGATCGTGTCTCCTCCTAAAGCCGGAAAGACGACGATCATGAAACTGATCGCACAGTCGATCACCATTAACAATCCAGAGGTTTATCTCATGGTCCTTCTCGTCGACGAGCGACCCGAAGAGGTCACAGATATGGTGAGGTCAGTGGAGGGAGAGGTCGTCTCTTCTACCTTCGACCGGCCAGTCGAGGAGCACACCCAGGTGGCCGAGTTGGCACTGGAAAGAGCCAAGCGCTTGGTCGAGCAGGGACGCGACGTCGTGATAATTCTCGACGGCATTACCCGACTAGCAAGGGCATACAACCTGGCTACGCCTGCTTCCGGAAGAGTACTGTCTGGAGGCGTCGACTCAACAGCCCTGTACCCGCCTAAAAAGTTCTTCGGGGCAGCGCGCAACATTGAAGAGGGAGGTTCGCTGACTATACTTGCCACCGCCCTCATCGAAACGGGCTCGAAAATGGACGAGGTAATCTTCGAAGAGTTCAAGGGTACCGGCAATATGGAGCTGAGGCTCGACCGCAAGCTCGCTGACAAGCGTATTTTCCCAGCCATAGACATAGAGGGGTCGGGAACTCGGCACGAGGAGTTGTTATTCGACAAGAACGAGCTGGCTCAGGTGTGGAAGCTAAGGCGGGTATTGGCTGGTTTGGACTCTGGGGCCGCCCTAGAGCTGTTGATCGACAAGATCAAAGCCACAGCGTCTAACGCTGACTTTCTGGCGGAGATCGCCAAGTCAACCTTGCCTGCTGCATGATTAGTGTTCCCTAGGACTTCTCGAGGAGAAGCGTCCATCTCCTCAACCGGCGAGCGGGAAAGGTGTAGGTAATGAAACAAGGCATTCATCCTGAATACGTAGTGGCCACCGTGGTGTGTTCGTGCGGAAATCGATTTGAGACACGCTCGACCCGTTCCGAAATCCACGTCGAACTATGCTCGGAGTGTCATCCCTTTTACACCGGCAAGCAAAAGCTCGTGGATACAGGTGGTAGGGTGGAGCGGTTCAGGCGTCAAGCAGCTAAAACTTCGAGGCTTCAACGACAGATCCAGAAACGGAAGGAGGCTCGGGAGGCCCCCTAGCGAGTTGTCACCTAGAAGAGTCTCGCGTTATGGCGATCCGCTAGCGAACCTGGAGCAGATGGCAGGTGGAGGCCCGATCTGATCGCCCCTTTCTGGCCCTCTTGCTGCAGACCCCAGGCTCCGAACCCCGCCTCGGAGGGCAGGCTGTTATAGAAGGTGTCATGATGCGGGATCCAACTGGATGGGCAGTTGCAGTACGGGCACCCGATGGGACCATCAAAAAGCGCCTGGAGAGGCGGCCGTCGTTCCAGTCCACTCACCGCTGGGCTAGAATTCCGATTTTGAGAGGGGCCGTGGCTCTCGTGGAGTCGCTGGCTATCGGGTTTTCGGCGCTCAGCTGGTCGGCGGACGTGTTCGCCTCGACTCAATCGGGCAAACCAGTCCGCAAACAAGAGACTGGGAGCGGAGCAGTTTCGATGGCGGCCGCAATTACCTTCGCTGTCGCTCTCTTTGTTGTCATCCCTGCGGTTCTCACAAGGGTCGCGCTAGCGCAAGTCGTGAAGGGCCCTTTCGCTCTATCCGTAGCAGAGGGACTCTTGCGCGTAATAATTCTGGTCGGTTACATCCTCGCAATTTCGCGTATCCCAGAGGTTAGGCGGGTTTTCGAGTACCACGGCGCCGAGCACCAAACGATCGCGGCTTACGAAAACAGCGAGCCTCTGGTGGTAGAGCGAATCTCGGAGTACTCGACGAAACACCCCCGATGTGGAACGAGCTTTTTGCTTACGGTGATGATAGTCACAATCGCAGTCTTTTCGGTGATCCGTGGCACACTTCCATTTTCGTTGCAGATCGCAGCCCGCATTCTTCTCCTGCCGCTGGTGGCTGGAATCTCCTATGAGTTGATAAGAGCAGGCTGGGCCCTCAGAGACCGAACCCTGGCTAAATACCTCATGCTGCCGGGACTCGCCCTTCAAGCAATCACAACTCGGCAACCCGACAGCTCTCAAATAGAAGTGGCGGTCGCGGCGCTTAGAGTTCTCGTTGGAGAGAACGGTGATAGAAAGCAGTCGGAATCCCACAACGGCTTTGTCGTCGGGAGCCGACAAGAAAATCAATCACTCGAGTCTGAAGACTAGTCTCGATCGGATGTCTCGACTGGAGAATCCCAACAGAATCTCGTAGTGCTTCGAGGGTGCCACGAAATCACGCGCACCGGTGTCAAAGTAGCTGAAATCCCTACTCTCCAGCGGGATCTGTACCTGGGCAGCGTCTCCGGGGTCTAGCTCTATCCGCACGAAGCCCTTTAGTTCTTTTTCTGGACGGGAAATACTGCTCTGTGGATCTCTCACATAAACTTGGAGCACCTCGGCTCCCCTGCGGCGTCCACGGTTTTCAAGGGTGGCTTGTACCATAGCTACTTGAGGACCAAAGTATGTCCCAGTCGCTGGGAAACTCTTATCGACAGCGCTTTTCTGGCTAGCCGTTAGAGGTCGTTGTGACTGGGAATCTCCGGACGTCAACTGCAAAATCTTGCAGTCGATGATTTCGATCTGTCCATAGCTGAGACCGTGGCCGAAACAGAACAACGGCTCTATCTTCCTTGTGTCGAAATAACGGTAGCCCGTGAATACACGGTCTGTGTAGAACACGTTCTCACCCTCGGGTTGGAGTCCCGGGTAGACAGCACAGTCTTCGATCCTCTTGGGAATAGAAAAGGGAAGCTTGCCGCCGGGTGTGGCATTTCCGAAGATAACATCAGCTAAGGCGTTGCCGAACTCCTCGCCAGGAAACAGGGCCATGAGCGCTGCTGCAACCCT encodes:
- a CDS encoding homoserine dehydrogenase, with translation MSPKVDPVRIGLLGCGIVGSAVCRQLQDNGDAIARRTGMRLELGAIAVRSLAKDRDCSVPKSLFTTDPASVVSDPDIHVVVEVIGGIEPARTLILEALQSGKPVVTANKELISTLGSELFRAAASTGTDLLFEAAVGGGIPIIRPLRDSLAGESVARVVGILNGTTNFVLTRMWEEGRSLHDAVAEAQELGYAERDPSADIEGYDAAAKTAILASIAFDTRITQGDVYREGISRITPSDMKFADRLGYVIKLLSIAELSGGEVQARVHPSMIPKSHPLASVRDSFNAIFVEGEHVGELMFFGRGAGGGPTATSVLADILEAARHLRFGGQAPSVDSTRKLPIRSFDETCTQYYLLLEVVDRPGVLAKIASCFGAHGVSIASVWQEGHGEAAQLVIVTHTAREKDFQATLHDLKALDVVSGVISVLRVEDEEGG
- a CDS encoding threonine synthase, encoding MNATPWKGVIEAYRDFLPVGKSTPVVTLGEGNTPLVHAKKLSSMVSAEVFLKLEGANPTGSFKDRGMTMAISKAAEEGSKAVICASTGNTSASAAAYATRAGMSSAVLIPAGKIALGKLAQALIHGAKVLAIKGNFDAALGIAKQVAHTYPVTLVNSVNPFRIEGQKTGAFEVCDCLGDAPDYHCIPVGNAGNISAYWKGYLEYVEAGRAKRRPRMFGFQAAGAAPLVLGEPVSNPETVATAIRIGNPASWNTAVEAARSSKGGFWAVTDEEILSAYRLLADTEGVFCEPASAAAVAGLLQRADRGHIEKGKCVVCILTGAGLKDPDRAIAESARVTSLEPKVDAVVEALGL
- a CDS encoding cofactor-independent phosphoglycerate mutase gives rise to the protein MKYLCIIPDGLADEPLEELNGRTPMEAASTPHIDDWAARAQIGLARNVPDGLKPGSDVAIMSIVGLDPRKHYSGRAPIEAAAMGVPLGEGEVAYRCNFVTVENRVMKDFSAGHISSNEAAALIEDLNRYFDGEARFYAGVSYRNICVLDDSYSEAECTPPHDLTDKEVLLPVGPAASKLIEIMDRSRQILAEHPINEARRAKGQLPATQIWLWGQGKIPSVEPFVNRYGMSGALITAVDLVRGLGVLTGLEVVEVPGATGYYDTNYRGKAEYALESLERHPFCLVHIEATDEAGHEGSYARKIEVYEAIDEQIVATLQSGLEGEEYRVLVVPDHPTPVKAKTHTSSPVPFLIFDTRRANQGGAASATLTFSERGAAQDGRSPIEGHELLGRLFDR
- a CDS encoding 2-phosphoglycerate kinase (catalyzes the formation of 2-phospho-D-glyceroyl phosphate from ATP and 2-phospho-D-glycerate); protein product: MDSSRRPNLIVVTAPGNELPYSRGLTATSIMGSGLSPEKAYAVAEAVYQRLLGSGTTKISADELEVVIADILADLAGEHYAENYRRWTRVGRLDKPLVILIGGATGVGKSTVASLLASRLGITRVIPTDAVREVMRGMLTKELMPTLHTSSFTAEASITQPLPRSADKAIIGFREQVQVVGVGINALIRRAVIEKTNVIIEGAHCCPGFIEVPRSEDAVAVHLVIAIDSERLHRSHFAFRSRESGRRPAEHYLHHFSNIRKIQRYIRNLALRSGVAVIESYDVEGTVTACMDLILERVTLAAKSSASSAKMSGVPDSGESMRRATLPHSKISAVGGSEGEASDNMPRLSSRLERPGG
- the fsa gene encoding fructose-6-phosphate aldolase, which gives rise to MKLFLDTASIDEIKEAAATGVLSGVTTNPTLASREKMEFRSMISEICSIVSGPVSAECVGKTRDEMLEEARSLAEIAENVVVKMPMGEEGVAACAKASAEGIKVNMTLVFSPNQAILAAEAGAYFCSAFLGRIDDIGWHGMDVLAEIVEIYANQGYTTKVLAASLRHPLHVTEAARLGADIATMPFEVFKKMFKHPLTDIGAERFLQDWEKYQRAITGA
- a CDS encoding transcription termination factor Rho, producing MTQTDTDTVEEQAAAERESDEAISSGESLEEEGFSETSGERRPTTQARKSRGKQKRNQERGAQREVRDEPAATVSGVLDILPEGYGFLRATGYLPGDKDVYVSLSQIRRFQLRRGDFVQGAVRPPKDAEKYPALLRIDSINERDPEEARQRPRFEDLTPLFPTERLTLELKGSKNDITQRIIDLVAPIGKGQRGLIVSPPKAGKTTIMKLIAQSITINNPEVYLMVLLVDERPEEVTDMVRSVEGEVVSSTFDRPVEEHTQVAELALERAKRLVEQGRDVVIILDGITRLARAYNLATPASGRVLSGGVDSTALYPPKKFFGAARNIEEGGSLTILATALIETGSKMDEVIFEEFKGTGNMELRLDRKLADKRIFPAIDIEGSGTRHEELLFDKNELAQVWKLRRVLAGLDSGAALELLIDKIKATASNADFLAEIAKSTLPAA
- a CDS encoding 50S ribosomal protein L31, coding for MKQGIHPEYVVATVVCSCGNRFETRSTRSEIHVELCSECHPFYTGKQKLVDTGGRVERFRRQAAKTSRLQRQIQKRKEAREAP
- a CDS encoding DUF1385 domain-containing protein, translated to MEARSDRPFLALLLQTPGSEPRLGGQAVIEGVMMRDPTGWAVAVRAPDGTIKKRLERRPSFQSTHRWARIPILRGAVALVESLAIGFSALSWSADVFASTQSGKPVRKQETGSGAVSMAAAITFAVALFVVIPAVLTRVALAQVVKGPFALSVAEGLLRVIILVGYILAISRIPEVRRVFEYHGAEHQTIAAYENSEPLVVERISEYSTKHPRCGTSFLLTVMIVTIAVFSVIRGTLPFSLQIAARILLLPLVAGISYELIRAGWALRDRTLAKYLMLPGLALQAITTRQPDSSQIEVAVAALRVLVGENGDRKQSESHNGFVVGSRQENQSLESED